The Prochlorococcus marinus XMU1404 region CTTCATTATTTGAATCAAATACAATAGGTAAGCCAAAAAGTAACCCATTTGTATCTCTATTATTTTTAATTACCGATTTGTAGTTATTTTCATCCATAAAACCTTCCAACGGAGAAAAAGCTCCAACCATTAAGAGTTCTACATCACATGCATTTCTCTCGCTGCATTCAAACGTATAAGTAACCTTTGAGATAAGTTCATTTTTAAGGATTTTATCTTTTATGATTAAGTTTTTTAGTTCTCCACCGTAGGGTGGTATTAGTCCATTAGGGTCAGTCTTTGTTTTTTGTTGTAATTCCATTTTTTGAATTGATAAAGAAAAATTTTGACAAAAAAAGGGGGTCTAACCCCCTTTTTTTTGTTAACCAGGATTTATGCCTTTCTTCCGTAAAGCTCTCCGATTATTTTTACATCAAGTGGATCTTTTGATCCCATATCTGTATCTGAGGGTTGGATAGCTTCAAAAGTACCTGCAAATTCATCTGTATCAGAATCTACATTATTGATTGATAGAGTAATAACTCCAGTCCCATTTACATCAACTTTAATATTTTCTTTGGCAAGTTCATCATCATCACCACCTAATGCAACTAACCCTTGAGCATATTCAACACCAGTATTTTTAGCTCTTGCTTTAGGATCTAAAAAATCACCAGTTCTATAGTTTGGTGTAAATGTTGAACCACTAACCTCAGTGCCTGGCTCAATAGATGAGGGCAAATCAGCTGTAAGGTCTTTTGCTGAGAATGCAAATGGAACCTCTAAACCACCAGGAGTTAAAACAGTAATAAGTTGAAAATCAATTCCACCTTTTTCTGTAAATGTTCCTGAGTCTATAT contains the following coding sequences:
- a CDS encoding photosystem II manganese-stabilizing polypeptide; its protein translation is MRIRSFLALVISLCITFAFVPVKSFAFSERGNAKFTDVVNTGKANDCPTLDSSLIGSISLGNGDSLKGICMHPTEVYVKVPGTKRKAAEFVSTKIISPRNNTTVTEVYGDIDSGTFTEKGGIDFQLITVLTPGGLEVPFAFSAKDLTADLPSSIEPGTEVSGSTFTPNYRTGDFLDPKARAKNTGVEYAQGLVALGGDDDELAKENIKVDVNGTGVITLSINNVDSDTDEFAGTFEAIQPSDTDMGSKDPLDVKIIGELYGRKA